In one Candidatus Leptovillus gracilis genomic region, the following are encoded:
- a CDS encoding carboxypeptidase M32 produces MEKKLAELKRRLLEIEDLNGAAAVLNWDQTTYMPPGGAAARGRQLATLSQLSHEKFIDVETGRLLDGLRPYAESLPYDSDDAALIRVTQRQYDKATKVPVELLGAFTAHSAAAYQAWAQARPANDFTAVQPYLEKTLDFSRQVANCFPGYDHIADPLIDFSDEGMKAESVRALFAELRAELVPIVQAIVGQPLADNNALRQTYPEDQQLAFGQKVIRAYGFDFQRGRQDKTHHPFMTKFALGDIRITTRVKPEDLSEALFSTLHESGHAMYEMGIKEDLDGTPLANGTSSGVHESQSRLWENLVGRSRVFWQHYYPELQATFPEQLGHTSLDTFYRGINRVERSLIRTDADEVTYNLHVMIRFDLELALLEGSLAVKDLPDAWQARYQSDLGLQAPDNRDGVLQDVHWYGGFIGGAFQGYTLGNIMSAAFFEQATQAQPTIVSEIGRGEFATLHGWLRQNIYQHGSKFTANEIVERVTGGPLSIAPYIRYLWTKFGELYTLA; encoded by the coding sequence ATGGAAAAGAAACTGGCGGAGTTAAAACGACGCTTATTAGAAATAGAAGATTTAAACGGCGCAGCGGCCGTTCTGAATTGGGACCAGACCACCTACATGCCGCCTGGCGGGGCGGCCGCGCGTGGCCGGCAGTTGGCGACGTTGAGCCAGCTTTCCCACGAAAAGTTCATAGATGTGGAAACGGGGCGCTTGTTGGATGGGTTACGGCCGTATGCCGAAAGCCTCCCCTACGACAGCGACGACGCCGCTCTGATCCGCGTCACCCAACGACAGTACGACAAAGCCACCAAAGTGCCCGTTGAACTGTTGGGCGCGTTCACCGCCCATTCGGCGGCCGCTTACCAGGCGTGGGCACAGGCGCGGCCGGCCAATGATTTTACGGCCGTGCAGCCCTACCTGGAAAAAACCCTCGACTTCAGCCGCCAGGTTGCCAACTGCTTCCCCGGCTACGACCATATCGCCGACCCCCTCATAGACTTTTCCGACGAAGGCATGAAGGCGGAATCGGTGCGCGCCCTGTTCGCCGAACTACGCGCCGAACTGGTCCCCATCGTCCAGGCTATTGTCGGCCAGCCCCTGGCCGACAACAACGCCCTGCGGCAAACCTACCCCGAAGATCAGCAGCTCGCCTTTGGGCAAAAGGTGATTCGGGCATATGGGTTTGATTTTCAACGCGGCCGGCAAGACAAAACCCACCACCCCTTCATGACCAAATTTGCCCTGGGCGACATTCGCATTACCACCCGCGTCAAGCCGGAAGACCTCAGCGAAGCGCTTTTCAGTACCTTGCACGAATCGGGCCACGCCATGTACGAAATGGGCATCAAGGAAGATTTAGATGGCACACCATTGGCAAATGGCACATCCTCCGGCGTCCATGAAAGCCAATCTCGCCTGTGGGAAAATCTGGTGGGGCGCAGTCGCGTTTTCTGGCAGCATTATTACCCCGAACTCCAGGCCACTTTCCCCGAACAGTTGGGACACACCTCGCTGGATACCTTCTACCGGGGCATCAACCGGGTAGAGCGCTCGCTGATCCGCACCGACGCCGACGAAGTGACCTACAACCTGCATGTGATGATTCGCTTCGATCTGGAATTGGCGCTGCTGGAAGGCAGCCTGGCGGTGAAGGATTTGCCCGACGCCTGGCAGGCGCGTTACCAGTCTGACTTGGGTCTGCAAGCGCCGGACAACCGGGACGGCGTTTTACAAGACGTGCATTGGTATGGTGGCTTTATCGGCGGCGCTTTCCAGGGGTACACGTTGGGCAATATCATGAGCGCGGCCTTTTTTGAGCAGGCCACCCAGGCGCAGCCCACTATTGTGTCGGAAATAGGCCGGGGTGAATTTGCCACGCTGCACGGCTGGCTGCGGCAAAACATCTACCAGCATGGCAGCAAATTCACGGCCAACGAGATCGTTGAGCGCGTGACCGGAGGGCCATTGTCCATTGCCCCGTATATTCGCTATTTATGGACTAAGTTTGGCGAACTGTATACGCTGGCTTAA
- the pckA gene encoding phosphoenolpyruvate carboxykinase (ATP): protein MQNFGPFVSEYGVENHGISNPGTVYWNLSTSMLYEQIIRRREGNIVHLGPIVVSTGDHTGRSPNDKFVVKEPSSENDIWWGKINRPFSQENFDALHRKMMAYIQNRDIFVFDGYVGADARYQMPIRIINEYAWHNLFARNMFIRELNREKLQKHVPQFTVIDMPRFKAEPALDGTNSQTFILLDFGKRLVLIGGTEYGGEIKKSIFSAMNYYLPKAGVMSMHCSANYGTDRDDTALFFGLSGTGKTTLSADPTRSLIGDDEHGWSDDGVFNFEGGCYAKVIRLDPKGEPEIYETTRRFGTILENVIFDNDTRRVDLNDGTHTENTRSSYPITHIPNADPEGYGHHPRNVMFLTADAFGVLPPISKLTKAQAMYHFLSGYTAKVAGTERGVTEPQPNFSACFGAPFMPLHPGVYASLLGEKIDQHGSAVWLVNTGWTGGPAGVGSRMKLAYTRRMVTAALNGELNNVETVTEPFFGLQIPVSIEGVPDDILNPRNTWDDKAAYDAQAQKLVGMFVNNFKQFEDGVTQEIAAAGPKVQ from the coding sequence ATGCAAAACTTTGGTCCATTTGTCAGCGAATATGGCGTAGAAAATCACGGCATCAGCAATCCTGGTACTGTCTACTGGAACCTGTCCACTTCGATGTTGTACGAACAAATCATCCGCCGACGCGAGGGCAACATCGTCCACCTGGGGCCGATTGTCGTCAGCACCGGCGACCACACCGGCCGTTCGCCCAACGATAAATTTGTTGTCAAAGAACCCAGCAGCGAAAACGACATCTGGTGGGGAAAAATCAATCGTCCCTTTTCCCAAGAAAACTTCGATGCGCTGCACCGCAAAATGATGGCCTACATCCAAAACCGGGACATTTTTGTCTTTGATGGCTACGTTGGCGCCGATGCGCGCTACCAGATGCCCATTCGTATTATCAACGAATATGCCTGGCACAACCTGTTTGCCCGCAACATGTTTATCCGTGAATTGAACCGGGAAAAGCTGCAAAAACACGTGCCCCAGTTCACCGTCATTGACATGCCGCGCTTTAAAGCCGAGCCAGCCTTAGATGGAACCAACAGCCAGACATTTATCCTGTTGGATTTTGGCAAGCGGCTGGTATTGATTGGCGGCACGGAATATGGCGGCGAAATCAAGAAGAGTATCTTCTCCGCCATGAACTATTACCTGCCCAAAGCGGGAGTAATGAGCATGCATTGCAGCGCCAACTATGGCACAGACCGCGACGACACCGCCCTGTTCTTTGGTCTTAGCGGCACAGGCAAAACGACGTTGAGCGCCGACCCCACCCGCTCTTTAATCGGCGACGACGAGCATGGTTGGAGCGATGATGGCGTTTTCAATTTTGAAGGCGGCTGCTACGCTAAAGTCATTCGCCTGGACCCGAAGGGCGAGCCGGAAATTTATGAGACAACCCGCCGCTTTGGCACGATCCTGGAAAATGTGATTTTTGACAACGATACGCGCCGGGTAGATTTGAATGATGGTACGCACACGGAAAACACCCGCTCCAGCTATCCCATCACCCACATCCCTAATGCCGACCCGGAAGGGTACGGGCATCATCCGCGCAACGTGATGTTCCTGACGGCCGATGCCTTTGGTGTGCTGCCGCCCATCAGCAAATTGACGAAGGCACAGGCAATGTACCACTTCCTGAGCGGTTATACGGCGAAAGTGGCGGGCACGGAGCGGGGTGTTACCGAACCGCAGCCAAACTTTAGCGCCTGCTTTGGCGCTCCCTTTATGCCGCTGCATCCGGGCGTTTACGCCAGCCTGCTGGGCGAGAAGATTGATCAACATGGTTCGGCGGTGTGGCTGGTGAACACAGGTTGGACGGGCGGCCCGGCAGGCGTGGGCAGCCGCATGAAGTTGGCTTATACGCGCCGCATGGTAACGGCCGCTCTGAACGGCGAACTAAATAATGTCGAAACCGTGACCGAGCCGTTCTTTGGCTTGCAAATCCCGGTGAGCATTGAGGGTGTGCCGGACGACATCTTGAATCCCCGCAACACCTGGGACGATAAGGCCGCCTACGATGCGCAGGCGCAAAAGCTGGTGGGCATGTTTGTCAACAACTTTAAGCAGTTTGAGGATGGGGTAACGCAAGAGATTGCAGCGGCTGGCCCTAAAGTTCAATAG
- a CDS encoding LON peptidase substrate-binding domain-containing protein: protein MFELPLFPLNTVLFPGMPLPLHIFEPRYREMVQVCLEDERPFGVVLIRSGVAEGGPADPYEVGCVAEIVEVQRLEDGRILLMTVGTERFRIRSLNYDNSYLMGTMEEFPFAEEAEEQLAQATNRLFPLVTEYLQILARSGNVEFDPSQMPTNPEDLAYLAAAAIQIEPEQKQAFLENEKATEAINQLARAYRRELALLRLMPKEDQGIFSLN from the coding sequence ATGTTTGAATTACCGCTCTTTCCATTAAATACGGTCTTGTTTCCGGGGATGCCTTTGCCGTTACACATTTTTGAACCGCGTTACCGGGAAATGGTACAGGTGTGTCTGGAAGATGAACGGCCGTTTGGCGTGGTTCTCATTCGCAGCGGCGTAGCCGAAGGCGGCCCGGCTGACCCTTACGAGGTGGGCTGTGTGGCCGAAATTGTGGAAGTACAGCGGTTGGAAGACGGCCGTATCCTCCTCATGACCGTCGGCACAGAACGCTTCCGCATCCGCTCCCTCAACTACGACAATTCTTACCTGATGGGCACCATGGAAGAATTCCCCTTCGCCGAAGAAGCCGAGGAACAACTGGCTCAGGCCACCAACCGCCTGTTTCCACTGGTCACCGAATACCTGCAAATCCTGGCCCGCAGCGGCAATGTAGAATTTGATCCCTCCCAGATGCCCACAAATCCCGAAGACCTGGCTTACCTGGCCGCCGCCGCCATCCAGATAGAACCAGAGCAAAAACAAGCCTTTCTGGAAAATGAAAAAGCCACCGAGGCCATCAACCAGCTCGCCCGCGCCTATCGGCGCGAGCTGGCGCTGCTGCGCCTTATGCCCAAAGAAGACCAGGGCATTTTTTCGCTCAACTAA
- a CDS encoding two pore domain potassium channel family protein translates to MLTPEQQHALDTLLANVPKNGETTAVGPAPVGPTADFLQTWFGVTGSQLKEYLDSLLQQKGAWQDAFLTYVEDNPLDSAFAFLGAAAAAFYTAEKEANPKIKTYVDAFYYIATCASVGYADVFAVTQSGKVIASLVMVVGPGLADRALNRPNPLAPAP, encoded by the coding sequence ATGCTTACGCCCGAACAACAACACGCCCTGGATACCTTGTTGGCGAACGTACCAAAAAATGGAGAGACGACGGCCGTTGGTCCAGCGCCCGTTGGCCCAACGGCTGACTTCCTGCAAACCTGGTTTGGCGTTACCGGCAGCCAACTCAAAGAGTATCTGGACAGCCTGTTGCAGCAAAAAGGCGCCTGGCAAGATGCCTTCCTAACCTACGTGGAAGACAATCCACTCGATTCAGCCTTCGCTTTTTTAGGCGCGGCCGCGGCCGCGTTCTACACCGCCGAAAAAGAGGCCAATCCCAAAATTAAGACCTACGTGGATGCTTTTTACTACATCGCCACCTGCGCTTCGGTTGGTTATGCCGACGTGTTTGCCGTCACCCAATCGGGCAAGGTGATTGCTTCCCTGGTGATGGTCGTTGGCCCTGGATTGGCCGACCGTGCCCTAAACCGGCCGAACCCCCTTGCGCCCGCGCCCTAA
- a CDS encoding anti-sigma factor antagonist — protein sequence MNVEIQQQKNVTIVKLKGEMDRQTVPTLQEKLLPLIVPGCKILLDMSDVSYMSSAGLRVFLLFYRQVDNQHGRIVLTGLQEMLYDTMSITGFLDFFQTYDTVTEGLAALQ from the coding sequence ATGAACGTTGAAATCCAACAACAAAAGAATGTGACAATTGTGAAGTTGAAGGGCGAGATGGACCGCCAAACCGTGCCGACGCTTCAGGAAAAGTTACTGCCGCTCATTGTCCCTGGCTGCAAAATTTTGCTGGATATGAGCGACGTGAGTTATATGTCCAGCGCCGGGCTGCGGGTGTTTTTGTTGTTCTACCGGCAGGTGGATAACCAACACGGCCGTATCGTTCTGACCGGTTTACAAGAAATGTTGTACGACACCATGTCTATCACTGGCTTTCTGGACTTCTTCCAGACCTACGACACCGTTACCGAAGGGCTTGCCGCCCTGCAATAA